A single Lolium perenne isolate Kyuss_39 chromosome 6, Kyuss_2.0, whole genome shotgun sequence DNA region contains:
- the LOC127306559 gene encoding uncharacterized protein has product MGQAFRKLFDAFFGNSEMRVVMLGLDAAGKTTILYKLHIGEVLSTVPTIGFNVEKVQYKNVMFTVWDVGGQEKLRPLWRHYFNNTDGLIYVVDSLDRERIGKAKAEFQTIINDPFMLNSVILVFANKQDMKGAMTPVEVCEGLGLYDLKNRIWHIQGSCALKGDGLYEGLDWLSSTLKELQAFGRLPSGGT; this is encoded by the exons ATGGGGCAGGCGTTCCGCAAACTGTTCGATGCCTTCTTCGGCAACAGCGAGATGAGG GTCGTGATGCTTGGGCTGGATGCAGCGGGCAAGACCACCATCCTGTACAAGCTGCACATCGGGGAGGTCCTCTCCACTGTTCCTACAATCG GGTTCAATGTTGAGAAAGTTCAGTACAAGAACGTGATGTTTACAGTGTGGgatgttggtggccaagaaaagcTGAGGCCCTTGTGGAGACATTATTTCAATAACACAGATGGCTTG ATCTATGTGGTTGATTCATTGGATAGAGAGAGGATTGGAAAAGCCAAAGCGGAGTTTCAG ACAATAATTAATGATCCGTTCATGCTTAACAGTGTCATATTGGTGTTTGCCAATAAACAAGATATG AAAGGGGCGATGACACCAGTGGAGGTGTGCGAAGGCCTTGGCCTTTATGATTTGAAGAACCGCATATGGCACATCCAAGGTTCCTGTGCTCTCAAAGGTGATGGGCTTTATGAGGGTTTGGACTGGCTGTCAAGTACACTGAAGGAACTCCAAGCATTTGGTCGCCTACCCTCAGGAGGGACCTAA
- the LOC127306561 gene encoding uncharacterized protein, which yields MASRAAAALRTAGLQGYRRSASTAAAHADGGAGAARTKAKHVGDYVPIYVALGMIGLSVTLGLHTARQQLAHAPNVRLDKRKRETVPEVADPDLVIDDVERFVGSSVFRKVAHVQDDRSLAAGVADPVADYPVRKAVTLKDVGVAPPGIPGQGREGVLERIFKKNTT from the exons ATGGCTTCACGAGCTGCCGCTGCTCTCCGAACGGCCGGCCTGCAGGGCTACCGCAGGTCGGCCTCAACCGCGGCCGCGCACGCCGACGGCGGCGCGGGCGCGGCGAGGACGAAGGCGAAGCACGTGGGCGACTACGTGCCCATCTACGTGGCGCTGGGGATGATCGGGCTGTCGGTGACGCTGGGGCTGCACACGGCGCGGCAGCAGCTGGCGCACGCGCCCAACGTCCGCCTCGACAAGCGCAAGCGCGAGACGGTGCCCGAGGTGGCGGACCCGGACCTCGTCATTGACGACGTCGAGCGCTTCGTCGGCAGCTCCGTCTTCCGGAAGGTCGCCCACGTCCAGGATGACCGCTCTCTCGCGGCCGGCGTCGCCGACCCCGTCGCCGACTACCC GGTAAGGAAGGCGGTGACGCTGAAGGACGTCGGCGTGGCACCGCCCGGGATCCCCGGGCAGGGCAGGGAGGGTGTCCTCGAGAGGATCTTCAAGAAGAACACCACTTAA
- the LOC127306556 gene encoding uncharacterized protein, translating to MTPPASTSAPDAGMLGRRLVLLPASAAASLARGARRRARMRLGCVLEHVVPRLVVGSAALVGAGEVIAAAAVAGGSGGAGHAAVASTIAQLAVSAVAIASGACLSTKVDFLWPRIEQLPDTLVFEGVEVTGYQIFEDSKVQKAIVFASTAHVGQFRRTGDPYVTHCIHTGKILAALVPSTGERAINTVVAGILHDVIDDTTENLKSIEEKFGEDVASLVSGVSKLSYINQLLRRHRQKNTGGSTLTSEEANNLRAMLLGMVDDPRVVLIKLADRLHNMRTIYALPIPKAEAVAQETLAVWCSLASRLGVWALKAELEDLCFAVLQPQVFKKIRSELTSMWNSTSKDKSMRRSSIRSDVLASTKEVPTTSNDLFISNNQDQSNMQDLLQAVLPFDLFLDRRRRSDFLNNLQSSSEAAIRRPKIVDDAAIALTSLAACEEELQQELLISTSYIPGMEVTLSSRLKSLYSIYCKMKRKHVGIRQVYDARALRVIVGDKDGALHGPAVRSCYSILDIVHRLWTPIDGEFDDYIINPKGSGYQSLHTAVQASDSSPLEVQIRTQRMHEYAEYGLAAHWLYKERKVDTRSGISNKIRQSTSFASSSPENESYVQDGVPSKYSSMKVGHPVLRIDGNHLLAAVIVSVDKGGKELLVAVRFTLEASEDVADRRSSFELKRWEAYAMLHKKVTEKWWCAPGHGDWSTNLEKYTLCRDGIFHKQDQFGRLLPTFIQIIELTEEEEAEYWMVVSAVFEGKETSTLTSESSNTDRSTSDLPISTPLSDPINNKVHLLRTMLQWEEQVRRRAWLAERSLGAGTLTEPILREVAIICWPHGKIMRMTTGSTAADAGRRMGVDGKLLWVNGQLVLPQTELKDGDIVELKPRSVQSTCGNNRR from the exons ATGACGCCGCCGGCGTCCACGTCTGCCCCCGACGCCGGCATGCTCGGCCGCCGCCTCGTGCTGCTCCCGGCGAGCGCCGCGGCGTCGCTGGCGCGCGGGGCGCGCAGGAGGGCGCGGATGCGGCTTGGGTGCGTGCTTGAGCACGTGGTCCCACGGCTCGTGGTGGGCTCGGCCGCGCTCGTGGGGGCCGGGGAGgtgatcgccgccgccgccgtcgcggggGGAAGCGGCGGCGCGGGGCACGCCGCCGTGGCATCCACCATCGCGCAGCTGGCGGTCTCGGCCGTGGCGATCGCCTCGGGGGCGTGCCTCTCGACCAAGGTTGACTTCCTATGGCCTCGTATCGAGCAGCTGCCAG ATACTCTTGTATTTGAAGGAGTGGAGGTGACAGGATACCAAATATTTGAGGATTCAAAG GTgcagaaagcaattgtatttgcAAGTACAGCTCATGTTGGACAATTTAGGAGAACAGGAGACCCATATGTTACACACTGCATACATACTGGCAAAATCTTAGCTGCCTTGGTCCCGTCCACTGGAGAAAGA GCAATCAACACAGTTGTTGCTGGCATTCTTCATGATGTTATTGATGATACAACTGAGAACTTGAAGAGCATAGAAGAGAAATTTGGGGAGGATGTTGCAAGTTTGGTATCTGGTGTTTCAAAATTAAGTTACATAAATCAG TTACTGCGCAGGCATCGGCAAAAAAACACCGGTGGAAGCACTCTAACTTCTGAGGAA GCAAACAATCTGCGTGCTATGTTATTGGGGATGGTTGATGATCCTCGCGTGGTGCTTATCAAGCTGGCAGACCGCTTGCACAATATGCGAACAAT CTATGCTCTTCCCATTCCCAAGGCTGAAGctgttgctcaagagacattggcTGTCTGGTGCTCACTTGCTTCTCGATTAGGAGTCTGGGCTTTGAAGGCTGAGCTAGAAGATTTATGCTTTGCTGTCCTTCAG CCCCAAGTTTTCAAGAAAATACGATCTGAACTTACTTCAATGTGGAATTCTACCAGCAAAGATAAAAGCATGAGAAGGTCATCAATTAGAAGTGATGTGCTCGCCTCCACCAAGGAAGTGCCTACAACATCCAATGATTTATTTATCTCGAACAATCAAGACCAATCAAATATGCAG GATCTGTTGCAAGCTGTATTGCCATTTGACCTCTTTTTGGATCGGAGAAGGCGCTCTGACTTTCTTAATAATCTCCAAAGTAGCTCTGAAGCAGCCATACGAAGGCCTAAGATTGTTGATGATGCTGCTATTGCATTAACATCTTTAGCAGCTTGTGAGGAAGAACTTCAGCAGGAATTGCTTATATCAACATC GTATATTCCAGGGATGGAAGTTACGCTGTCAAGTAGACTCAAGAGCTTATATAGCATCTACTGTAAG ATGAAAAGGAAACATGTAGGCATTAGACAAGTCTACGATGCTCGTGCATTAAGGGTGATTGTTGGAGACAAAGACGGTGCGCTGCATGGACCTGCTGTCAGGAGTTGCTACAGCATCCTTGATATAGTACACAG GCTATGGACTCCAATCGATGGGGAGTTTGATGACTACATTATTAACCCTAAGGGTAGTGGTTATCAA TCACTCCATACAGCAGTTCAGGCATCTGATAGCTCACCGCTGGAGGTCCAAATTAGGACCCAG CGAATGCATGAGTATGCAGAATATGGACTGGCTGCTCATTGGTTGTACAAGGAGAGAAAAGTTGACACCAGAAGTGGCATCAGTAACAAGATAAGGCAAAGTACATCATTCGCATCGAGTTCTCCAGAAAATGAAAGCTATGTACAAGACGGTGTACCCTCAAAGTATAGTTCTATGAAAGTGGGGCATCCGGTCCTCAGAATTGATGGTAATCACTTACTGGCAGCTGTCATAGTCAG CGTAGATAAAGGGGGAAAAGAATTGCTTGTTGCCGTACGTTTTACCCTTGAGGCTTCTGAAGATGTAGCTGACCGAAGATCTTCCTTTGAGTTGAAGCGCTGGGAAGCTTATGCCATGCTACATAAGAAG GTTACTGAGAAATGGTGGTGTGCACCAGGACATGGTGACTGGTCAACAAACCTGGAGAAGTACACGCTATGCCGGGATGGTATATTCCATAAG CAAGACCAATTTGGCAGACTTTTGccaacatttattcaaataattGAGTTAACCGAAGAGGAGGAGGCGGAGTACTGGATGGTTGTATCTGCAGTATTTGAGGGCAAAGAAACCTCCACTCTGACATCTGAATCAAGCAACACTGATAGATCAACTTCTGACCTTCCAATCTCTACCCCCTTGAGTGATCCCATCAATAATAAG GTGCATTTGCTCAGGACAATGCTTCAGTGGGAGGAGCAAGTGCGCCGTCGAGCATGGCTGGCGGAGAGAAGTCTCGGTGCAGGAACACTCACCGAGCCAATCCTTCGCGAGGTTGCCATCATCTGCTGGCCTCATGGTAAGATAATGAGGATGACTACGGGCAGCACAGCCGCCGACGCTGGTAGAAGAATGGGCGTGGACGGGAAGCTGCTTTGGGTGAATGGTCAGCTTGTGCTGCCCCAAACCGAGCTCAAGGATGGGGATATAGTGGAA CTGAAACCTCGAAGTGTACAGTCCACCTGTGGAAATAATCGAAGGTAG
- the LOC127306557 gene encoding uncharacterized protein isoform X2, translated as MEAVVACDVAAMDFNALSRRELQALCKLNGVRANMTNLAMVEALHSLPSVDGIDQIGTTLCLPTPGKSAAKSALRAAPASDQQQQQGSPLPRGRRVSLKSPEAIQTDRDDETKRGLVKEIVRTPGVALRSISRRPRAAPTPAAGGALRRSQRSTARKAAAPAEVDAATTRRSARKTAKLNVAIDFDQEDGEEKAREVEEPKGAASDGPQEEEAITKLMEGNIKADEPEQGEEVASSVAPIESADKICDDFKVEEAVEEPTKLQEGAAIGEEQKLVNVEESVMEDSPIFGVLSKVAPETSMKNFENASTEGFGNWSPVLEIADEINSASEDKEDAAVEVPKEDVKEDATSPTFEAADADSKIILADVTEKEVAADELPQADTTDDESAEEYGLNGESSDETDLTEESSQEDGLDEDEDASEDNEVDFSPSAEADDAPNKMTPAAVTEKKVAADELPQVDPIEDESESDLTEESSEEDEDMENVNLTVDGESDETIEASNSTEVNFDSDEEEELEMLEIGEEMKDYEESDSVTGEEDEFSGDLSSEFDSIDFSDAETESNSSPVALEGIHAAAPSSAAKTVGSTITEDIVSSEGDEVSQQVETIVESLDKVTITEAKKEEWAKEKKQVNVGEGMSLRKLKSAYKESLIAAKEGKKLTIDADQGTRVVLAELDDNAKC; from the exons ATGGAGGCGGTGGTGGCGTGCGACGTGGCCGCCATGGACTTCAACGCGCTCTCCCGCCGCGAGCTCCAGGCGCTCTGCAAGCTCAACGGCGTCCGCGCCAACATGACCAACCTCGCCATGGTCGAGGCCCTCCACTCCCTCCCCTCG GTGGACGGGATCGACCAGATCGGCACCACGCTCTGCCTCCCGACCCCGGGCAAGTCGGCGGCGAAGTCGGCCCTGCGGGCCGCGCCGGCCTCagaccagcagcagcagcaagggaGCCCGCTCCCTCGCGGTCGGCGCGTGTCCCTCAAGTCGCCGGAGGCCATCCAGACGGACCGCGACGACGAGACGAAGCGGGGCCTCGTCAAGGAGATCGTCAGGACCCCCGGCGTGGCGCTGCGCAGCATCAGCCGCCGCCCGCGCGCCGCGCCGAccccggcggccggcggcgctcTGCGGAGGAGCCAGCGGTCCACGGCCCGGAAGGCCGCGGCGCCGGCGGAGGTCGATGCGGCGACTACGAGGAGGTCCGCTAGGAAGACGGCGAAGCTGAACGTGGCGATTGATTTCGACCAGGAGGATGGAGAGGAGAAGGCGCGGGAAGTAGAAGAGCCCAAGG GTGCTGCTTCTGATGGCCCTCAGGAGGAGGAAGCTATTACAAAGCTTATGGAAGGAAACATCAAAGCGGATGAACCAGAGCAGGGGGAGGAAG TGGCTTCTTCTGTTGCACCGATTGAATCTGCTGACAAGATCTGTGATGATTTCAAGGTGGAGGAAGCTGTGGAAGAACCTACCAAGCTCCAGGAAG GAGCTGCAATTGGGGAAGAACAGAAGCTTGTCAATGTTGAGGAGTCAGTCATGGAAGACTCACCAATCTTCGGCGTCCTTTCCAAGGTGGCACCTGAAACATCCATGAAGAACTTTGAAAATGCGTCAACTGAGGGCTTTGGTAATTGGTCACCTGTGTTGGAGATAGCTGATGAGATCAACAGTGCCAGTGAAGATAAGGAAGATGCTGCCGTTGAAGTGCCCAAGGAAGACGTCAAGGAAGATGCTACCAGTCCCACCTTTGAGGCTGCTGATGCAGATAGCAAGATTATCCTAGCCGATGTGACAGAGAAGGAAGTTGCTGCTGATGAGCTGCCACAGGCTGATACAACAGACGATGAGAGTGCTGAGGAATATGGCCTGAATGGAGAGAGCAGTGATGAAACTGACCTCACTGAAGAGAGTAGCCAGGAGGATGGCCTTGATGAGGATGAGGATGCCAGCGAAGATAATGAAGTTGATTTCAGTCCCAGTGCTGAGGCTGATGATGCACCTAACAAGATGACCCCAGCTGCTGTGACAGAGAAGAAAGTCGCTGCTGATGAGTTACCACAGGTTGATCCAATAGAAGATGAGAGTGAAAGTGACCTCACTGAAGAGAGTAGCGAGGAGGATGAGGATATGGAGAATGTTAACCTGACAGTCgatggagagagtgatgagaccaTTGAGGCGAGCAACTCCACTGAAGTGAACTTCGAttcagatgaagaagaggagctcGAGATGCTTGAGATAGGTGAAGAAATGAAGGATTATGAGGAGAGCGACTCAGTCACTGGAGAGGAAGATGAATTCAGCGGTGATCTGTCATCAGAGTTTGACAGTATTGATTTTAGTGATGCAGAAACTGAAAGCAACAGCTCTCCTGTGGCACTGGAGGGAATCCACGCTGCTGCTCCCTCGTCTGCAGCCAAGACTGTTGGCTCTACCATCACTGAAGATATAGTATCCAGCGAGGGGGATGAGGTTTCTCAGCAAGTGGAGACCATTGTTGAGTCCTTGGATAAGGTCACCATCACAGAGGCTAAGAAAGAAGAGTGGGCAAAGGAGAAGAAGCAGGTGAACGTCGGAGAGGGAATGAGCCTAAGGAAGCTTAAAAGCGCTTACAAGGAGAGCCTTATTGCTGCCAAG GAAGGGAAGAAGCTGACCATCGATGCCGACCAAGGCACCAGGGTGGTGC
- the LOC127306557 gene encoding uncharacterized protein isoform X1: MEAVVACDVAAMDFNALSRRELQALCKLNGVRANMTNLAMVEALHSLPSVDGIDQIGTTLCLPTPGKSAAKSALRAAPASDQQQQQGSPLPRGRRVSLKSPEAIQTDRDDETKRGLVKEIVRTPGVALRSISRRPRAAPTPAAGGALRRSQRSTARKAAAPAEVDAATTRRSARKTAKLNVAIDFDQEDGEEKAREVEEPKGAASDGPQEEEAITKLMEGNIKADEPEQGEEVASSVAPIESADKICDDFKVEEAVEEPTKLQEVVSSVALIESAEKSCDNSKVEEVVEEATKPQEGAAIGEEQKLVNVEESVMEDSPIFGVLSKVAPETSMKNFENASTEGFGNWSPVLEIADEINSASEDKEDAAVEVPKEDVKEDATSPTFEAADADSKIILADVTEKEVAADELPQADTTDDESAEEYGLNGESSDETDLTEESSQEDGLDEDEDASEDNEVDFSPSAEADDAPNKMTPAAVTEKKVAADELPQVDPIEDESESDLTEESSEEDEDMENVNLTVDGESDETIEASNSTEVNFDSDEEEELEMLEIGEEMKDYEESDSVTGEEDEFSGDLSSEFDSIDFSDAETESNSSPVALEGIHAAAPSSAAKTVGSTITEDIVSSEGDEVSQQVETIVESLDKVTITEAKKEEWAKEKKQVNVGEGMSLRKLKSAYKESLIAAKEGKKLTIDADQGTRVVLAELDDNAKC, encoded by the exons ATGGAGGCGGTGGTGGCGTGCGACGTGGCCGCCATGGACTTCAACGCGCTCTCCCGCCGCGAGCTCCAGGCGCTCTGCAAGCTCAACGGCGTCCGCGCCAACATGACCAACCTCGCCATGGTCGAGGCCCTCCACTCCCTCCCCTCG GTGGACGGGATCGACCAGATCGGCACCACGCTCTGCCTCCCGACCCCGGGCAAGTCGGCGGCGAAGTCGGCCCTGCGGGCCGCGCCGGCCTCagaccagcagcagcagcaagggaGCCCGCTCCCTCGCGGTCGGCGCGTGTCCCTCAAGTCGCCGGAGGCCATCCAGACGGACCGCGACGACGAGACGAAGCGGGGCCTCGTCAAGGAGATCGTCAGGACCCCCGGCGTGGCGCTGCGCAGCATCAGCCGCCGCCCGCGCGCCGCGCCGAccccggcggccggcggcgctcTGCGGAGGAGCCAGCGGTCCACGGCCCGGAAGGCCGCGGCGCCGGCGGAGGTCGATGCGGCGACTACGAGGAGGTCCGCTAGGAAGACGGCGAAGCTGAACGTGGCGATTGATTTCGACCAGGAGGATGGAGAGGAGAAGGCGCGGGAAGTAGAAGAGCCCAAGG GTGCTGCTTCTGATGGCCCTCAGGAGGAGGAAGCTATTACAAAGCTTATGGAAGGAAACATCAAAGCGGATGAACCAGAGCAGGGGGAGGAAG TGGCTTCTTCTGTTGCACCGATTGAATCTGCTGACAAGATCTGTGATGATTTCAAGGTGGAGGAAGCTGTGGAAGAACCTACCAAGCTCCAGGAAG TTGTTTCTTCTGTTGCGCTGATTGAATCTGCTGAAAAGAGCTGTGATAATTCTAAGGTGGAGGAAGTTGTGGAAGAGGCTACCAAGCCCCAGGAAG GAGCTGCAATTGGGGAAGAACAGAAGCTTGTCAATGTTGAGGAGTCAGTCATGGAAGACTCACCAATCTTCGGCGTCCTTTCCAAGGTGGCACCTGAAACATCCATGAAGAACTTTGAAAATGCGTCAACTGAGGGCTTTGGTAATTGGTCACCTGTGTTGGAGATAGCTGATGAGATCAACAGTGCCAGTGAAGATAAGGAAGATGCTGCCGTTGAAGTGCCCAAGGAAGACGTCAAGGAAGATGCTACCAGTCCCACCTTTGAGGCTGCTGATGCAGATAGCAAGATTATCCTAGCCGATGTGACAGAGAAGGAAGTTGCTGCTGATGAGCTGCCACAGGCTGATACAACAGACGATGAGAGTGCTGAGGAATATGGCCTGAATGGAGAGAGCAGTGATGAAACTGACCTCACTGAAGAGAGTAGCCAGGAGGATGGCCTTGATGAGGATGAGGATGCCAGCGAAGATAATGAAGTTGATTTCAGTCCCAGTGCTGAGGCTGATGATGCACCTAACAAGATGACCCCAGCTGCTGTGACAGAGAAGAAAGTCGCTGCTGATGAGTTACCACAGGTTGATCCAATAGAAGATGAGAGTGAAAGTGACCTCACTGAAGAGAGTAGCGAGGAGGATGAGGATATGGAGAATGTTAACCTGACAGTCgatggagagagtgatgagaccaTTGAGGCGAGCAACTCCACTGAAGTGAACTTCGAttcagatgaagaagaggagctcGAGATGCTTGAGATAGGTGAAGAAATGAAGGATTATGAGGAGAGCGACTCAGTCACTGGAGAGGAAGATGAATTCAGCGGTGATCTGTCATCAGAGTTTGACAGTATTGATTTTAGTGATGCAGAAACTGAAAGCAACAGCTCTCCTGTGGCACTGGAGGGAATCCACGCTGCTGCTCCCTCGTCTGCAGCCAAGACTGTTGGCTCTACCATCACTGAAGATATAGTATCCAGCGAGGGGGATGAGGTTTCTCAGCAAGTGGAGACCATTGTTGAGTCCTTGGATAAGGTCACCATCACAGAGGCTAAGAAAGAAGAGTGGGCAAAGGAGAAGAAGCAGGTGAACGTCGGAGAGGGAATGAGCCTAAGGAAGCTTAAAAGCGCTTACAAGGAGAGCCTTATTGCTGCCAAG GAAGGGAAGAAGCTGACCATCGATGCCGACCAAGGCACCAGGGTGGTGC